Within the Miscanthus floridulus cultivar M001 chromosome 2, ASM1932011v1, whole genome shotgun sequence genome, the region ctttgtgcggagaatccaagaatctgaggtcagagaggcgttgaaaatgatgaaaggaggtaaggcgatgggaccggatggtatcccaatcgaggtgtggagatgcctcggggacatagctatagtatggctaaccaagctgttcaaccatatttttcgatcgaacaagatgcctgatgagtggaggagaagtatattggtaccgatctacaagaataaaggagatattcaaagttgtacgaattaccggggaattaagttgatgagccatactatgaagctatgggagagagttatcgagcatcgcttgagagcaataacgcgggtctctatgaaccaatttggtttcatgcccggaaggtcaaccatgaaagtcattttcttaataagacaagttatggagcggtatagggagaagaagaaggacctacacatggtttttatttacttggagaaggcttatgataaaataccaaggaatgttatgtggtgggctttggacaaacataaagtcccaacgaagtacgtcgggctcattaaggacatgtacaacaatgttgtgactagagttcaaacaagtgatggagacacggatgacttcccgattaggataggactacatcaagggtcagctttgagcccttatttgtttgcttcagtgatggatgaggtcacaagggacatacaaggggacatcccttggtgtatgcttttcgtggacgatgtagtgctagttgacgaaagccggacaggagtgaatcagaaactggagttatggcgggagactttggagtccaaaggttttagactcagtagaactaaaactgagtatatgagatgtgacttcggcactactactcgggaggaggaaaatgttagtttggaaggtcaagtagtgcctaggaaggatacctttcgatatttaggatcaatgctacagagggacggggatattgatgaagatgttagccatagaatcaaagcagggtggatgaagtggcggcaagcgtctggtgtcctatgtgacaaaagggtaccacagaagctaaaaggcaagttttataggacggcgattagacctgctatgttgtatggtgcagaatgttggtctacgaaaagacgacatgctCAACAgttaagtgtcgcggaaatgcgtatgttgcgttggatttgcggtcatacaagaagggatcgagttcggaacgatgatatacgtgatagattaggggtagcgccaattgaagaaaagcttgtccaacaccggttgagatggtttggacatgtgcaacggagacctccagaggcaccggtgcgtagtggaatcctaagccaggatagtaacgtgaagagaggcagaggaagaccgaagttgacttgggtagaggcaataaaaggagacttgaaaggatggaatatacccaaagacttagccttagataggagtgcttggaagacagctattcacgtgcctgaaccttgattgcttctgatgggtttcaattCTAgcttaccccaacttgtttgggacttaaaagctttgttgttgttgttatattaGTTCTGGTTCATCTCTTTGTTTAGTACTAAATTCACGTTAGATTTATGTTATACCCAGTATATAAATAGTAAATTATTGTGTAGCACTGTTTCTTAAAAAACATCTGTTTAAAAAGGCGATGCCTAGGCGCTAGCTGCTAGGCAGTGCACTGTCTCACCATCGCCAAGCACCTAGGTGTTTTGTCTAGGCTTGACTTGATGTATGTTATTAAAAAATGGGACAAATTAGGGATGAAGAAAGATAAACTACAATCATATTCTTATAGATGCATGGTAATATCATTTTTTTTTCTCCTGTTCTGATATGCTAAATTTCCTATATCTAGCATGGCAGTACTCTGACTGGGCACAAAAGAACAAACGCCTAGCAATGACTAGAAATGCCTAGGTGCTAGGCAGAGCCTAACCACCTGCCTAGCTCCTAGCGCTTTTTTAAACATTGAAAATATATTACTCTCTAGTTGCCTCTCGTTGCCTCTCTCCCCTTGGTTTACCATGTCCTTTTGCTATTTACAGATGCTACAAGGGTCCTGAACTACTTGTGGATTTGTTAGATTATGATTACTCTTTAGATTTGTGGAGCCTTGGTTGCATGTTCGCAGCAATGGTAAGTGGCAAGACTATGATCAATTAGTTATCTTGGCTAACAGACCTGTGTTGATGTGCTATATGGTCCTAACAGATATTCCGAGTGGACCCTTTCTTTAGTGGCCAGGATAATTATGATCAATTAGTGAAAATAACTGAGGTAAGTTTGAAGCTGCTCTGTGTTGAAACTTCTTGTCATCGTGTTTTTCTGTATCACTTAATCTAGTGCTTTAAATGGAATAATGCAGTGATTGCAAGCCAGCACAAATTAATTGGTTCATCTGACATTATTGTTTGCATGTGCTATGTCTGCTTTAGAGTCATCCTAGAGTTGTTGATGGCAAGTTCATATGTTACTTTGACATCTTTTATTTGGACCTTAATAGCATACTGTCATAGCCTTGGTTGTACAGAAAGTTGACTGAATGTAAACATTACTAAAACTAGCTTATTGTGTATGGTTGATTTATGGATACTGACATATCAGTGGCACGTATCACCATGCATATTTACTGCAAAGTTTATATATTTATAAACAATTACTAGTCCAATTTTCATTAGTGATGGCTAGAGTATTAAAAAAATGTCTAGATGTTGCTGTATCTTCTATGTACTGCCTTTGTGTTCATTGCCATTATTGCATCATCTCCTTGTGTTGCTTTTGAGTTCATTGTGATTGGCTACCACATCTTGTATATGTGGTGCACCACAGTTGCAGTTGTGATTGAATACACCCTAAAGATGCTAAACCTAAACCCTAGCCATTTTAGCTGTACGATTTCCTCTGATCCTCTGCTCCTGCATTTCATGAAGAAATGGTTGTTTGAAAGCATTTTTAATGTCTTATTTGTTTGTATGATACATGCAATACGTGTTACTGTTCTGCAGGTTCTTGGCACAGGAGATTTGTATGACTACCTTGAAAAATATGGCCTGCAGCTTGACCAACAGCTTGAAAGACTTGTTGGAaggtcattgttttggagttcgGATAATCTTGTAGACTATCATGATCTTTATTTTGGATGATCTAATTATGTTTTCGTGGCTACAGACATAATAGGAAACCATGGCCCAAGTTTGTCAATGCTAGGAACAGACACCTTGCGACACCTGAGGTGACTCTTGTTGCCTTTTGATAACTGTAGCCTACTCCCCATTTCTTGTTTTTTTACACAAGTTTCTACCTTTTACAGGCTATTGATTTGGTAGATAAACTCCTCCGGTATGATCACCAGGAAAGGCCTACAGCCAAGGAAACCATGGTACCTCTCTGGCCTACATTCTTGACGGAAGTTACTGGATGAGTATGCCATGCATATAACTTCAAAACTAGCTTATGCTAAAAACATCTATTGATGTTTGCAGGCTCACCCGTATTTCAATCCAGTAAGAAGTTCCGAAAGCAAGACAAATTCATAATAGCTAATTATCTATAAGATGCACAAATGTGCACATTCTTTTTTCTTCCCCGAGTGGCCCAATACTGTCATGCAAGGCAAATGGCATATTTGACGGTCCTTTTGAACTGGTGCAAAATATGTAGAGAAATACTTGATTTTAAGGCAGGTGCATGCTTTGTTCAGCATGATGTCATGGTCAGCATGTAATGTAAGTGTCAAATTTTTGTGTGAGTTAATTCCTTTTCTCTACTTGCCGTTCTAGTGCGAATAATTTATTTCACCAGTTTGCTTGAACACCGCATGACTGATTTATATGGTCATTATTTACCTAAATCACATTTCAATGTTAACGGATTCTTTTTGTACCCTCTACCAGGGTAGTCGCCTCAGTTAAATTGTTAAAAGTGTTCAGATTGTGTCAGTGACGATGTTTGCTTGGATGGAGGAGAATTTTGAGGTAGCTCACCGTCGTTACTGCCTTTGCAAGCACTAGTTTCTCTTCGTCTTTTCTAAGGCTGGGGCGAATTCTGTTTCCATGGCCCTCGCGTCTCCTTTGAGATACGCAGTGGAGCTTGATTGGGTCCTACTCGTAGCTGTAACAGTATCCGACATTTCGAGACTTGGTCAAAAGTGAACTCATAGCCAGTGATCAATTCGAAGTTGTTGACCTGCCGTAAGCCAAAAGTATACCGAAGTTGTTCTGCCGTATGCCAAATATACCGAGTCAGCGGGGAATTCCAAGTTGTTGACCTGCCGTGAGCCAAAGCCCAAAAGTATAATCTCACCGAGTCAGCGGGGAATTAACAGCACCGCTCGTTCAATGTTCATATATATAGGAAAATTACGAACCAAGTCAGCAGGGAATAGCACCCGCTCATTCAATATTCATATAGGGGTATGGGGTTTAGGAAAACTACGAAACACACAAGGCTGTTTACAATGTCCGGAAGAGATAAATCACGAACTGACCCAGGTACCAACGCTAAATCAAGCTCCGAACTCCCAAGTGTTACTAGAACGATTACAGTGAATAGTTCTGACACAGCAAAAGACGATCTTATCTCAGTGGGAGCTTTCAACCCATCCGGTTCATTATCGATGTCATTTGTTTTGATCGCCCTGTTTCCAAGATGGCGTGTGATATACCATACTGAATTATCGCCCCACCGCCCCAGGGGCCAGGGCAGCAAGCAGTTCTCACTTCTCACCTAAAAAATCTGAGCAGCTTTCACCTTAATCATCTCGATCTGGTTTGGTCGGTAACCGTCTAGCTTGCAAGTACGTGTTAGCAACCAGCAAAGGATAACAAAAAAACTACTAGCGGTTTCCAAAGCTTTTAGGAACAAAAGTATATCATTGGTACATGTTGTAATTCAGAGGAACCAGAAACATTAGTAAGATCGCTGTTGcaaacaaaaaggaacatgtgTTCAATTCTAAATTGCTCCAAAATTCTATATAGTCAATACATGACAACGGAAAATGCCAAAAGATGATGACAGTGGATGTGCTTGGGCGCAACTTATGCCACCATACTGGCCTCAAAACGCATGCTGAACCTGCTACAAGTTTCCCAGTGTAAATTAGTCCGCAACCTAAACTGACTATAAGCTCTCCAATTACAAACATAAACAGCCGGCCAAGCATTACTGCCACTTGCAGGAGGATTCAGCCTATACCCATAATGGCTCCCCCAGATACGAAGATTAGAAACCAAAGAAACCAAGCTCGGTCGCCCTTTCCTTCTCGAATGTCTCAAAGTACTGGTATATGATTGTGACAGCGAGCAGAATACCAGTTCCTGAGCCGATTGCACCCATGAAATCAGCTAGAACAGTCAACGCACCAATGCACACTCCACCAAATGCTGCAGCAGTTGGGATGTATCTGTTCAGTTCCTTTTGCAGGTTTGACTCACGATGACCTGGCATCACCATTTGTTGTTCCTGTTGAAATGCCAGGGTAAGGGTTTACAGGTCACTCTAGCATGAAAATCTTGCATTTGAAAAATATCGTCCTATTAACACTAGTAGTCCATATCCTGCAGCTTACTAATAACCATGCAAGGGTATCCATTTGTGTGATAATTTTAAATTCATAATATAAGTTAAAAAAAAGCAGACAAGCACGGCAGCGTGTGTTTTGATGGTAATAATGTTGGACAAAGGTCATGACATATAAACTATCATACATGGCAGGAACAGTGACTCAGGGGTCCGCGGGGCAGGGGGTTGCTATCCATTATTTTTACCTTCAGCTGCTTAGCAACATCCTTCGCTGATGAACCAGAAACTTCAATCCATGTCTTTGAGAAGAGAGCACAGGCTGACAGCATAAAGACCACATAGAACAATGCATGGAATGGATTTGCCAGAACATCAGCCAAGCTGCAAATTCAAACATTTGAAGCTCGCATCATTAATAGTTCATTCAATGTTAACAAAATCATAAGCAAAGAATCATCAAAGAGAAGGCAGTAAAATAAAAGAAATTAATTATTCACCTTGATGGTGCAGTCACATAGTAAGCAAGACCACCAACAGGAACAGAATGGCCAGAGTACTCAGATTCCTTCCATTTCCCAAGAAGGTTAACAAGGAAATTTCCACTGTATTTCCTGTAGAGAAGCTGCCATAGAAACATTTTAGTCCTTGCACATTCATGCAAAGATCAATTGTAATCTTTGCATGTAAAGATCAAATGTAATGCAGCACCAGAATTGAAGTACATACCTGGGATATGAAATAGAGGTTGGTAATCAGTGCAGAGTGCAGAATGATAGGCATGTTGGAAGTGTAGAACAGCTTGATTGGGTATGAGCCTTGTTGACCACGAGCATTCTTTGACCTCACTGGAAGCACAACACGGAAGCCTTGGAAGTAGATAACTATGAGGAAGACCAAGACAGTAGCAAGTAAATTGGTCACATTTGGAAGATTCTGACGGTAGAAAGCCTCGCGTAGAGCACGGACTTTATCAGTTCGAGTAATCAACAGATGGAACAATGCAATGACTGCCCCTTCAAATTCAGCACCACGCCCACTGTTGATGGTTGTTGGGCTAAATGCCTTCCAGATGATATTCTCACTACATGGGAAGGGGGGTTTACTGTAAGCTAGCATGTACAGAATAGCAAATCAATGAGTGGTGGCATTTAATATGCTTACCAGATATTAGTAGCAATGAACAGAGAGATACCAGACCCCAAACCATAGCCTTTCTGTAGGAGTTCATCTAGACAGATGACAATGATACCAGCAAAGAAAAGCTGAAGTATAATGAGAATAGCATTCCCAGTTCCAAGTTGGCTCACACTGCCATACATTCCAGAGAGAACATACGCCACAGCTTCTCCAATAGCAATCAGGATACCAAGCAACTTCTGCGCACCATTCCTGAATAAAAAGTACACTATGCATCACGAGAAAATCACCAGACACAAGAATAagaaccataaagctttgcagtTCTCAATGGCATTCAATTGATAGAAGGATGGATATGCAACATAGAGTGTAGCATGTCCATATAAGGAAAGTATCCACCAGTAGATATAGAAGTAAACTTGACGTATATATTATTCAACAATACTTACAGCAGAGCACGATCCTCCCTCACACTGTTGTCAACTTCAATAATCTTTGATCCCACTAGAAGTTGCACCACCATTCCAGATGTCACAATTGGAGTGATACCCAGTTCCATAACAGTACCGCGGTTTGAAGCAAGAATAACACGCATCCAATAGAAAGGGTCAGCACCAGTAGTTGAATGAATGCCATAGAGCGGGAGCTGACTGCAGACCAGGAAAATGAAGAGAGAAATGACCGTGTAGATCACTTTCTCTCTGAATGGTATTTTCCTATCAGCACTCTGTACTTCTGGCAAGAAAGCCAGAAATGGCCTCACAAGATGCAGTACTCGAAAACCGCCAGCCATCTCTCTATATTAAAGAAGAGATATTGATCAGCGTTATGTACAGTGTGCACCAAATCTAGTAGCATAATGAAACCCTGCCTACTCTATTGTGTGGTCACAATTCTGATGAAAAAGATGCATCCATCCATTATAGGTAAAATATAAGTGAGCCTACCAAAATACATGTAAATGCAGACAAAGGAAGAGTAGCACAAGAAAATGAAAACCAAAGCTAATATAACCATCAAACGCGTAATATGGAAAATGTGCAGAGAAAAATAAATTCTTGCATTAATTTGCCATTTAACCCACTCATTTCCTTGTAGTGACTTGATCGATGAAATTCAGTATAGAAAAGCGATTTAGAGAGCTGTACGTAAGTACCTAACTGCACAAAACGAAGAAGTGAATTTGTGGTACCTATTGTTGCCAACACATCTAGAAGGCCAGGCAATTTGCATGATACGGAAAAAAATTGTTATAATCTTCATCGGTGAATTAGCTTGAGTCCCAAACGTAACTAAACTCTAACTACAATCTGCATGACGGTTCTGCTTGACACACGGAATTAACAAAAGGAAACTACCCACAATTCAAACATCAAACACACCGCATATAACGTGGCCTCACAACTCACATACTACACAAAAACAGGCGCGGATCAAAATTCTACAGAACACACCGACCAAGTAACTGTATATGGACCCTAGATTCGTATATGGATCTGGACGTTGCGCCTACTAGCTCAATCACATAAAAGAATGTCGAATCCTTCGAAACAAAAGCCGGAACCACATGATACGCTTCTAAACTTCACGCCCACAGATCTCGGAGAGACCCAgggtgtacacatgtacacccGATAATTTTTTAACAAAATCGGAGTTCGTAACTGGATCAGATCCGATCGGAATACAAGTACCTTAAGCTAGGATCTGGGTGCTCGGTTTCACAGCAGGAACGGAAGAGACCGGGTGGGGTGGGCTGGGCGTACCTgttgggtgctcgtcgccggcgaagtgcCTGAGAGACAAACCTGCGCACCTGGCTTAAGGCGGCGGCGATCGCCCAGTCGTCGCCGCTAGAGACAGAGCGCACGCGAGGGACACGGGAGAACCACGATAGAG harbors:
- the LOC136517794 gene encoding uncharacterized protein, translating into MAGGFRVLHLVRPFLAFLPEVQSADRKIPFREKVIYTVISLFIFLVCSQLPLYGIHSTTGADPFYWMRVILASNRGTVMELGITPIVTSGMVVQLLVGSKIIEVDNSVREDRALLNGAQKLLGILIAIGEAVAYVLSGMYGSVSQLGTGNAILIILQLFFAGIIVICLDELLQKGYGLGSGISLFIATNICENIIWKAFSPTTINSGRGAEFEGAVIALFHLLITRTDKVRALREAFYRQNLPNVTNLLATVLVFLIVIYFQGFRVVLPVRSKNARGQQGSYPIKLFYTSNMPIILHSALITNLYFISQLLYRKYSGNFLVNLLGKWKESEYSGHSVPVGGLAYYVTAPSSLADVLANPFHALFYVVFMLSACALFSKTWIEVSGSSAKDVAKQLKEQQMVMPGHRESNLQKELNRYIPTAAAFGGVCIGALTVLADFMGAIGSGTGILLAVTIIYQYFETFEKERATELGFFGF